The following are encoded in a window of Prosthecodimorpha staleyi genomic DNA:
- a CDS encoding alpha-hydroxy acid oxidase, giving the protein MPTGALNIDDLRALARRRLPRGIFDYVDRGAEDEVGIARLRRAFDDLVFHPRILVDVGNRDLSTTLFGRQQALPLVIAPTAAAGLVHFRGEIELARAAAAAGIPFTIATGSITEMERIRAASSGELWFQLYMWHERPLSFHLVDRARAAGIETLVLTVDTPALPIREYNTRNGYEVPIRATLRGGIDMLLHPRWVFGMLLRTILTEGVPTYRHYPEGFRSKITRKATWEQVRLADTLGWDDLRDLRRRWPGRLILKGILRPDDAVRAVAAGVDGIVVSSHGARNLDAAVPPMQVLPGIAEAVAGRATLLADSGVRRGADVLKLMALGADAVMIGRAPLYGLSAAGMAGAHQALDILRREMDATLGLIGCRSPADLDASLVTRAAHTAAGS; this is encoded by the coding sequence ATGCCGACCGGCGCCCTGAACATCGACGATCTGCGCGCCCTGGCTCGGCGGCGCCTCCCGCGCGGCATCTTCGACTATGTCGACCGCGGCGCCGAGGACGAAGTCGGCATCGCCCGTCTGCGCCGCGCCTTCGACGATCTCGTCTTTCATCCCCGCATCCTGGTCGATGTCGGCAACCGCGATCTCTCCACCACGCTGTTCGGTCGGCAGCAGGCCTTGCCGCTGGTGATCGCCCCGACCGCGGCCGCCGGCCTGGTGCATTTCCGAGGCGAGATCGAACTGGCCCGTGCGGCCGCCGCCGCGGGCATACCCTTCACCATCGCCACCGGCTCGATCACCGAGATGGAGCGGATCCGCGCCGCCAGTTCCGGCGAACTGTGGTTCCAGCTCTATATGTGGCACGAGCGGCCGTTGTCCTTTCATCTCGTCGATCGGGCCCGGGCGGCCGGGATCGAAACGCTGGTGCTGACCGTCGATACGCCGGCCCTGCCGATCCGCGAATACAATACGCGCAATGGCTACGAGGTGCCGATCCGGGCCACCCTGCGCGGCGGCATCGACATGCTGCTGCATCCCAGATGGGTGTTCGGCATGCTCTTGCGCACCATCCTGACCGAGGGTGTGCCGACATACCGCCACTATCCGGAGGGTTTCCGCTCGAAGATCACCCGCAAGGCGACCTGGGAGCAGGTCCGCCTCGCCGATACGCTCGGTTGGGACGACCTCCGGGACCTGCGCCGCCGCTGGCCGGGCCGGTTGATCCTGAAGGGCATTCTGCGGCCGGACGATGCCGTTCGGGCCGTGGCGGCCGGGGTCGACGGCATCGTCGTCTCCAGCCATGGCGCCCGCAATCTCGATGCGGCGGTGCCGCCGATGCAGGTCCTGCCGGGGATCGCCGAGGCCGTCGCCGGCCGGGCGACGCTGCTCGCCGACAGCGGGGTGCGTCGCGGCGCCGATGTCCTCAAGCTGATGGCACTCGGGGCCGACGCGGTCATGATCGGCCGCGCGCCCCTTTACGGCCTCTCGGCGGCCGGCATGGCCGGCGCGCATCAGGCGCTCGACATCCTCCGCCGCGAAATGGACGCCACCCTCGGTCTCATCGGTTGCCGAAGCCCGGCCGATCTCGACGCCAGCCTTGTGACCCGCGCCGCCCACACGGCCGCCGGCTCCTGA
- a CDS encoding NAD(P)/FAD-dependent oxidoreductase has protein sequence MLQPLPPNIYQLDAPPAPAAPPLDGSCRASVAVIGGGIVGLATALHLAEAGTDVVVLEAQEPGWGASGNNGGQVNPGLKFDPDAVEAVWGAERGRRMVEFAWDSPNRTFALIERLGIDCEAHRGGTLRVARGAKARVGVETTARQCMSRSMPVDYLDAAATALRTGTPAYHGAMLDRRGGNLNPLAYSRGLARAAIAAGARIHGATPATAVRRKAGGWDIATPRGTVTAEKILIATNGFTDDLWPGLRQTIVPVYSAIAATEPLGERAREIMADRPSVYESGRITVYYRLDARGRLLMGGRGPMTPIASADAIGYLTDAAAKLWPELGRLRWTHGWNSRLAVTKDHWPHVHEPAEGLLAYLGCNGRGVALGTALAEQLAARLRLGSEIDLPIVPPKPIAFHGFWPLGVVAAVWHGRIMDRLGL, from the coding sequence ATGCTGCAGCCCCTGCCCCCGAATATCTACCAGCTCGACGCGCCGCCCGCCCCGGCCGCGCCGCCGCTCGACGGGTCCTGCCGCGCTTCGGTGGCGGTGATCGGCGGCGGGATCGTCGGACTTGCGACGGCCCTGCATCTGGCGGAAGCCGGGACCGACGTGGTCGTCCTGGAGGCACAGGAACCAGGCTGGGGAGCGTCGGGGAACAATGGCGGGCAGGTCAATCCGGGCCTGAAGTTCGATCCCGACGCGGTCGAGGCGGTCTGGGGAGCCGAGCGTGGCCGGCGCATGGTCGAATTCGCCTGGGACAGCCCGAACCGGACCTTCGCGCTGATCGAGCGCCTCGGCATCGACTGCGAGGCGCATCGCGGCGGGACATTGCGGGTCGCGCGCGGCGCCAAGGCACGAGTGGGCGTCGAGACGACGGCGCGCCAGTGCATGTCCCGGTCGATGCCGGTCGACTATCTGGACGCCGCCGCAACCGCCCTGCGGACCGGAACACCGGCCTATCACGGTGCCATGCTCGATCGCCGCGGCGGCAATCTCAATCCGCTCGCCTATTCCCGCGGTCTCGCCAGGGCGGCGATCGCCGCGGGGGCCCGGATCCATGGTGCCACTCCGGCGACGGCCGTCCGGCGCAAGGCCGGCGGGTGGGACATCGCCACGCCGCGCGGGACCGTGACGGCCGAAAAGATCCTTATCGCCACCAACGGCTTCACCGACGACCTCTGGCCGGGCCTGCGGCAGACGATCGTGCCGGTCTACAGCGCCATCGCGGCGACGGAACCGCTCGGGGAGCGGGCCCGAGAGATCATGGCCGACCGACCGAGCGTCTATGAGAGCGGCCGGATCACCGTCTATTACCGGCTCGACGCCCGGGGACGGCTTCTGATGGGCGGCCGCGGCCCGATGACGCCGATCGCCTCGGCCGACGCCATCGGCTATCTGACCGACGCGGCTGCGAAGCTGTGGCCGGAACTCGGACGCTTGCGCTGGACACACGGCTGGAACAGCCGCCTTGCGGTGACCAAGGACCACTGGCCCCATGTCCACGAACCGGCCGAGGGCCTGCTGGCCTATCTCGGCTGCAACGGTCGCGGGGTCGCGCTCGGCACGGCCCTCGCCGAACAGCTCGCCGCCCGCCTGCGCCTCGGATCCGAAATCGACCTTCCGATCGTCCCGCCGAAACCGATCGCCTTTCACGGCTTCTGGCCGCTCGGCGTCGTCGCCGCGGTCTGGCACGGCCGCATCATGGACCGTCTGGGCTTGTGA
- a CDS encoding LysR substrate-binding domain-containing protein translates to MADCPLDLGWMRVFEAVGRLGSLTAAAGELGLSQPAVSYVVRALEAQVGTALIVRQHRGSSLTPAGAAMYRAVGVAIAQLQGAAREIRNLQSQSVVRLFTDYGFASLWLMPRVAAFRKAWPEADVHIVASASLDPGQADAVDLSILFGARADFGPTAVQLFEEEVVPVCSPAFAARHGLSPAGDGIAGLPFLHLDSTPRPRWFIWRDWLAAMAIERRPGPADLSLSTYGLVVQAAMADQGIALGWTCLIGDALAAGTLVAVGPPIVRPQSGYWMVPAASLSAPAAALADWMVREAGTVS, encoded by the coding sequence ATGGCTGACTGTCCGCTGGATCTGGGCTGGATGCGCGTCTTCGAGGCGGTCGGCCGGCTCGGCAGCCTCACCGCGGCCGCCGGCGAACTCGGGCTGAGCCAGCCGGCGGTCAGCTATGTCGTGCGCGCGCTCGAGGCGCAGGTCGGAACGGCGCTGATCGTCCGCCAGCACCGGGGCAGCAGCCTGACGCCCGCCGGCGCGGCCATGTACCGGGCCGTCGGCGTCGCGATCGCCCAGTTGCAGGGTGCAGCCCGGGAAATCCGCAACCTGCAGAGCCAGTCGGTGGTCCGACTGTTCACCGACTACGGTTTCGCGTCGCTCTGGCTGATGCCGCGTGTCGCCGCCTTCAGGAAGGCTTGGCCTGAAGCGGACGTGCATATCGTTGCGTCGGCATCGCTCGATCCCGGCCAGGCCGATGCGGTCGACCTGTCGATCCTGTTCGGCGCGCGCGCCGATTTCGGACCCACCGCGGTCCAGCTCTTCGAGGAAGAGGTGGTGCCGGTCTGCAGCCCCGCATTTGCGGCGCGGCATGGGCTGTCCCCCGCCGGGGACGGGATCGCCGGGTTGCCGTTCCTGCATCTCGACAGCACGCCGCGACCGCGTTGGTTCATCTGGCGCGATTGGCTTGCCGCCATGGCGATCGAACGCCGCCCCGGCCCCGCCGATCTCAGCCTCAGCACCTACGGGCTGGTCGTGCAGGCCGCGATGGCCGATCAGGGCATCGCGCTCGGCTGGACCTGCCTGATCGGCGATGCGCTGGCGGCCGGCACGCTGGTGGCGGTCGGACCGCCCATCGTCCGTCCGCAGAGCGGCTACTGGATGGTGCCCGCGGCGAGCCTTTCGGCGCCGGCCGCAGCCTTGGCGGACTGGATGGTGCGGGAAGCCGGAACCGTTTCGTGA
- a CDS encoding choline ABC transporter substrate-binding protein: MKRFLLAAAVSVLAGLPATAADDPACKPVRMSDPGWTDITSTNAIASTLLKALGYEPDVKTLSVPIGYQAMKNGELDVFLGNWMPAQQRFIDDLTAAKAVEVVGTNLAGAKFTLAVPNYVAEAGVKDFKDLAAHAEKFGSEIYGIESGAPANQNIQKMINAGSFGLTGWKLVESGEQAMLSQVKRSEGRKKWVVFLAWAPHPMNDAFKLTYLSGGDEYFGPNYGGAEVRTLARTGWTAKCPNAAAFFKNLKFDLATENAMMGKILDQGQEAGQAARAWIKEHPDALGPWLAGVTTLDGRPGLPAVKAALGL, encoded by the coding sequence ATGAAGCGCTTCCTCCTCGCCGCGGCCGTTTCGGTTCTGGCCGGCCTGCCCGCGACCGCGGCCGACGACCCGGCCTGCAAGCCCGTCCGCATGTCGGATCCGGGCTGGACCGACATCACCTCGACCAACGCCATCGCGTCGACGCTTCTCAAGGCGCTCGGCTATGAGCCCGACGTGAAGACGCTCTCCGTGCCGATCGGCTATCAGGCCATGAAGAACGGCGAACTCGACGTGTTTCTCGGCAACTGGATGCCGGCGCAACAGCGCTTCATCGATGATCTCACGGCCGCCAAGGCCGTCGAGGTGGTGGGGACCAACCTTGCCGGTGCCAAGTTCACGCTCGCGGTGCCGAACTACGTCGCCGAGGCCGGAGTCAAGGACTTCAAGGACCTGGCCGCGCATGCCGAAAAGTTCGGCAGCGAGATCTACGGCATCGAGTCCGGCGCGCCCGCCAATCAGAACATTCAGAAGATGATCAATGCCGGCAGTTTCGGTCTCACCGGCTGGAAGCTGGTGGAATCCGGCGAGCAGGCGATGCTGTCGCAGGTGAAGCGTTCGGAAGGCCGCAAGAAGTGGGTCGTGTTCCTGGCCTGGGCGCCGCATCCCATGAACGACGCCTTCAAGCTGACCTATCTGAGCGGCGGCGACGAGTATTTCGGCCCGAACTACGGCGGCGCCGAAGTGCGCACCCTGGCCCGCACCGGCTGGACCGCCAAGTGCCCGAATGCCGCTGCCTTCTTCAAGAACCTGAAGTTCGATCTGGCCACCGAGAACGCCATGATGGGAAAGATCCTGGATCAGGGGCAGGAGGCCGGACAGGCGGCGCGCGCCTGGATCAAGGAGCATCCGGACGCGCTCGGCCCCTGGCTCGCCGGCGTCACCACGCTTGACGGCCGCCCCGGTCTGCCGGCCGTCAAGGCGGCTCTCGGATTGTGA
- the betC gene encoding choline-sulfatase yields MSAAKPRPNLLVIMVDQLNGTLFPDGPADFLHAPHLKALAARSTRFAHAYTASPLCAPARAAFMSGQLPSRTGVYDNAAEFASDVPTFAHHLRRAGYHTVLSGKMHFVGPDQLHGFEERLTTDIYPADFGWTPDYRRPGERIDWWYHNLGSVTGAGVAEITNQLEYDDEVAYHAGRKLYDLSRRQDGRPWCLTVSFTHPHDPYVARRRFWDLYADCPALDPVVAPIPFEDQDAHSQRLMLASDHAASTITPEDVRRARRAYFANISYVDEKIGELLDILDRGRMADNTIVLFVSDHGDMLGERGLWFKMNFFEGSARVPLMIAAAGLAPGRIDTPVSTLDVVPTLAALAGIDLDELRPWTDGESLVGLASGTAARGPVPMEYAAEGSIAPLVALRDGPWKLVLCAADPPLLTNLAEDPDETVNRAADPGCAGILADLAGRMAARWDLDRFDAQVRASQARRHVVYGALRNGAYFPWDYQPLQRASERYMRNHMDLNVLEEKQRFPRGE; encoded by the coding sequence ATGTCTGCCGCCAAGCCCCGCCCGAATCTCCTTGTCATCATGGTCGACCAGCTCAACGGAACCTTGTTTCCGGATGGGCCGGCCGACTTCCTGCATGCCCCGCATCTGAAGGCCCTCGCGGCCCGGTCGACCCGGTTCGCCCATGCCTATACGGCGAGCCCGCTTTGCGCGCCGGCACGCGCCGCCTTCATGTCGGGTCAGTTGCCGAGCCGTACCGGCGTCTACGACAATGCAGCCGAATTCGCTTCCGACGTGCCGACCTTCGCCCATCACCTGCGGCGGGCGGGGTATCACACAGTACTGTCCGGCAAGATGCATTTCGTCGGGCCCGACCAACTGCACGGCTTCGAGGAGCGGCTGACGACCGACATCTACCCCGCCGACTTCGGCTGGACGCCCGACTATCGCCGACCGGGCGAGCGGATCGACTGGTGGTACCACAATCTCGGCTCGGTCACCGGCGCCGGCGTGGCCGAGATCACCAACCAGCTCGAATATGACGACGAGGTCGCCTACCATGCCGGGCGCAAGCTCTACGACCTGTCGCGCCGGCAGGACGGCCGGCCTTGGTGCCTGACCGTCAGCTTCACGCATCCGCACGACCCCTACGTGGCACGGCGCCGTTTCTGGGATCTCTATGCCGATTGCCCGGCGCTCGATCCCGTCGTCGCGCCGATCCCCTTCGAAGACCAGGATGCGCATTCCCAGCGGTTGATGCTGGCGAGCGACCATGCCGCCAGCACCATCACGCCGGAGGATGTGCGGCGCGCGCGGCGCGCCTATTTCGCCAACATCTCCTATGTCGACGAGAAGATCGGCGAGCTCCTCGACATCCTCGATCGGGGCCGGATGGCCGACAACACGATCGTCCTGTTCGTGTCCGATCACGGCGATATGCTCGGAGAGCGCGGTCTCTGGTTCAAGATGAACTTCTTCGAGGGCTCGGCGCGAGTCCCGCTGATGATCGCAGCGGCCGGGCTCGCTCCCGGCCGGATCGACACGCCGGTCTCGACACTCGACGTGGTACCGACCCTTGCTGCCCTGGCCGGGATCGATCTCGACGAACTGCGCCCCTGGACGGATGGCGAGTCTCTGGTCGGGCTCGCCTCCGGCACGGCCGCGCGCGGGCCGGTGCCGATGGAATATGCCGCGGAGGGCTCGATCGCGCCGCTGGTCGCCCTGCGCGACGGCCCGTGGAAACTCGTGCTGTGCGCGGCCGATCCGCCGCTTCTGACCAATCTCGCCGAGGATCCCGACGAGACCGTCAATCGCGCTGCCGATCCGGGATGCGCCGGCATCCTGGCCGACCTCGCCGGCCGCATGGCCGCGCGCTGGGATCTCGACAGGTTCGACGCCCAGGTACGCGCCAGTCAGGCCCGCCGGCACGTCGTCTACGGCGCGCTGCGCAACGGCGCCTATTTCCCGTGGGACTACCAGCCGCTGCAGCGCGCCTCCGAGCGCTACATGCGCAACCACATGGACCTCAACGTCCTGGAGGAAAAGCAGCGCTTCCCGCGCGGCGAATGA